A region of Solanum dulcamara chromosome 7, daSolDulc1.2, whole genome shotgun sequence DNA encodes the following proteins:
- the LOC129893952 gene encoding vacuolar fusion protein MON1 homolog yields MPSNADLSDDDRKPKVGPSSNSIDQSLDAIENQLSSISVGQSEYESEFDSDLDSKEALPSNQDKLKELANGLLNRDSGADNSEELPRTNVVEDVSSSTAVWRNNYEEMEAPASPSSSGYAGERGSSNASSRDTGIEEVDGEILEIGNGDSFDGVSNSQVQWLPGKRHGNEDDASISWRKRKKHFFILSHSGKPIYSRYGDEHKLAGFSATLQAIISFVENGGDRVNLVRAGKHQVVFLVKGPIYLACISCTEESYQSLKGQLELLYGQMILILTKSLNKCFEKNPKFDMTPLLGGTDVVFSSLIHSFSWNPANFLHAYTCLPLAYATRQAASAILHDVTDSGVLFSILMCKHKVISLVGAQKASLHPDDMLLLSNFIMSSESFRTSESFSPICLPRYNPMAFLHAYVHYLDVDTYLILLTTSSDAFHHLKDCRIRIEKVLLESNVLNEVQRSMVDGGMRVEDLPADHGSHSGAVSLHLGQPGHTRESSERFAEAFIGVGGPAGLWHFMYRSIYLDQYVSSEFSSPVNNRQQQKRLYRAYQKLYASMHDKEIGPHKTQFRRDENYVLLCWATPDFELYAAFDPLADKALAIKTCNRVCQWIKNIENEIFLLGASPFSW; encoded by the exons ATGCCTTCCAACGCTGATTTATCGGACGATGATCGAAAACCTAAGGTTGGCCCTAGCTCTAACTCCATCGATCAGTCTTTGGACGCCATCGAGAATCAATTATCCTCAATTTCAGTTGGTCAATCCGAGTACGAATCCGAATTCGACTCCGACCTCGATTCAAAGGAAGCTTTGCCATCGAATCAGGATAAGCTGAAGGAGCTCGCGAATGGACTGTTGAATCGGGATTCCGGAGCTGATAACTCTGAAGAGCTTCCTCGTACCAATGTGGTGGAAGACGTTAGCTCTTCGACAGCCGTGTGGAGGAACAATTACGAAGAAATGGAGGCTCCGGCAAGTCCTAGTAGCAGTGGCTATGCGGGTGAAAGAGGGAGTAGCAACGCTAGTAGTAGGGACACTGGCATTGAGGAGGTTGACGGTGAGATTCTTGAAATTGGAAATGGTGATTCTTTTGACGGAGTTTCGAACTCTCAGGTGCAATGGCTTCCTGGGAAACGCCACGGCAATGAG GATGATGCTTCTATTTCctggagaaaaagaaagaagcacTTCTTTATCTTGAGTCACTCAGGAAAACCAATATACTCGAG ATATGGAGATGAACACAAGCTTGCTGGATTTTCTGCCACTTTGCAAGCCATCATTTCATTTGTTGAGAATGG GGGTGATCGAGTCAACTTGGTCAGAGCCGGGAAACACCAG GTTGTGTTTCTTGTAAAAGGACCTATTTACTTGGCTTGCATAAGCTGCACAGAAGAGTCATATCAGTCACTGAAGGGACAACTAGAGCTCCTCTATGGTCAG ATGATACTTATTCTTACAAAATCTCTGAATAAATGTTTCGAGAAGAACCCTAAATTTGACATGACTCCTTTGCTTGGTGGAACAGATGTTGTCTTCTCTTCTCTAATCCACTCATTCAGTTG GAACCCGGCTAACTTTCTCCATGCTTACACATGTCTTCCACTTGCTTATGCGACAAGGCAAGCTGCTAGTGCCATCTTGCATGATGTAACTGACTCAGGGGTCCTGTTTTCCATATTAATGTGTAAACACAAG GTTATCAGTCTTGTTGGTGCACAAAAAGCATCTCTTCACCCTGATGATATGCTATTGCTCTCCAACTTTATTATGTCTTCTGAATCATTTAG GACATCCGAATCCTTCTCACCAATTTGCTTACCAAGATATAATCCCATGGCATTTCTACATGCTTATGTGCATTACCTCGAT GTTGACACATACTTAATATTGCTTACTACAAGTTCAGATGCCTTTCATCATCTTAAAGATTGCAG GATTCGTATTGAAAAGGTACTTCTGGAGTCCAATGTACTTAATGAAGTTCAAAGATCCATGGTAGATGGTGGCATGCGTGTTGAGGATTTACCTGCTGATCATGGTTCTCATTCTGGAGCAGTCTCCCTTCATCTGGGTCAGCCTGGGCATACTAGAGAATCATCAGAGAGATTTGCTGAAGCATTCATAGGTGTTGGTGGTCCTGCTGGACTTTGGCATTTTATGTATCGAAGTATTTATCTTGACCAGTATGTGTCTTCGGAGTTTTCCTCACCAGTAAATAATAGACAACAACAGAAAAG GTTGTATAGAGCTTACCAGAAGCTTTATGCATCCATGCATGATAAAGAAATTGGACCGCACAAAACTCAGTTCAGAAGGGATGAAAATTATG TTTTACTGTGCTGGGCTACTCCGGATTTCGAACTTTATGCAGCATTTGATCCCCTGGCAGACAag GCTCTAGCTATTAAGACTTGCAATCGAGTATGTCAATGGATCAAGAACATAGAGAATGAGATTTTCTTGTTAGGAGCCAGTCCTTTTTCGTGGTGA
- the LOC129896188 gene encoding putative pentatricopeptide repeat-containing protein At1g74400, translating into MIRFLHKVAKPFTSAAQPQINLPKHIKPSRVNLTLKSYLKSNPTKTILLFSDLLRKKISAVDSYSLLYVIKACAKKSLATEGKQTHNLVIKLGYKPIIFLQTSLMDMYAVTTNVCDVHKMFDEIPNKNVVCWTSLISAYVRNQQPYRAIKIFRKMQMDGVEPDQVMFTVALSACADMGALDKGLWIHDLISRKPEFTEDLSLMNALVNMYVKCGDIRKAMLVFDNIRVKDERTWTSMIVGHALLGQAEEALRLFSALEEENKLRSSQSRGTKDQLLVPNDVMFIGVLMACSHSGMVEEGKIYFRSMIEEYGIKPRLSHFGCMVDLLCRRGLLNEAYSFMLAMPIQPNAVIWRTLLGASGVHGNEELAAVAHSKLRELDASLVGDDVALSNIYAAKGMWEEKIVLRHDTTQRRTPGCSSVEVGKLHS; encoded by the coding sequence ATGATAAGATTCTTGCATAAGGTGGCCAAGCCTTTTACAAGCGCAGCGCAACCCCAGATTAATTTACCTAAACATATTAAACCATCAAGAGTTAACCTGACTCTGAAAAGCTACCTCAAGTCCAATCCAACCAAGACCATATTGTTGTTCTCTGACTTGCTGAGGAAAAAGATTTCTGCAGTAGATAGCTACTCTCTCTTGTATGTCATCAAAGCTTGTGCTAAGAAATCCCTGGCCACTGAAGGGAAACAAACCCATAACCTTGTCATCAAACTTGGCTACAAACCCATCATTTTCCTTCAAACATCGCTCATGGATATGTATGCGGTAACCACAAATGTTTGTGATGTGCACAAGATGTTTGACGAAATACCCAACAAGAATGTTGTGTGCTGGACTTCTCTGATTTCTGCGTATGTGCGAAATCAGCAACCATATAGAGCCATAAAGATATTCAGGAAAATGCAAATGGATGGTGTAGAGCCTGATCAGGTAATGTTCACTGTTGCCCTGTCGGCCTGTGCTGATATGGGGGCATTGGATAAAGGGCTGTGGATTCATGATTTGATAAGTCGAAAGCCAGAGTTTACTGAGGATTTATCATTAATGAATGCTCTGGTGAACATGTATGTAAAATGTGGGGATATCAGAAAAGCTATGTTAGTGTTTGATAATATTAGAGTTAAGGATGAAAGGACTTGGACATCCATGATTGTTGGGCATGCATTACTCGGACAAGCTGAGGAAGCGCTCAGACTGTTTTCAGCattggaagaagaaaacaagTTAAGATCAAGTCAAAGCCGAGGAACTAAAGATCAGTTACTTGTTCCGAATGATGTAATGTTTATAGGGGTTCTAATGGCTTGTTCTCATTCAGGGATGGTGGAAGAggggaaaatatattttagaagtATGATTGAAGAGTATGGCATAAAGCCCAGGCTTTCTCACTTTGGCTGCATGGTGGACCTGTTATGTCGCCGTGGGCTGCTAAACGAGGCATATAGCTTTATGTTGGCAATGCCAATTCAGCCAAATGCAGTTATATGGAGGACATTACTAGGTGCCTCTGGTGTTCATGGCAACGAAGAACTTGCTGCAGTGGCTCATTCTAAATTACGTGAGTTAGACGCTAGTCTAGTTGGTGATGATGTTGCGTTGTCTAATATCTATGCTGCCAAGGGCATGTGGGAGGAGAAAATAGTGCTCAGACATGATACGACACAAAGGAGAACTCCTGGCTGCAGTTCAGTTGAGGTGGGGAAGTTGCATTCTTGA
- the LOC129896187 gene encoding protein NEN1, which yields MMMGDERMEVAFFDVETTVPTRPGQGFAILEFGAILVCPRKLVEQETYSTLVRPTDLSLISTLSVRCNGINPEAITSAPTFAEIAEKVYDILHGRIWAGHNILKFDCHRIREAFAGINKPAPEPRGIIDTLALLTQRFGRRAGDMKLASLATYFGLGQQTHRSLDDVRMNLEVLKYCATVLFMESSLPDIFTENSWVSPNAITRSRTIGRASPEKTGFSADTPSPSIKIESHVKSTVEINPFNMDELEESVLSDVMGDESGSYSPGSSTTATESFIGWNDFLEPNEISIPSVSVSLAPFYRGSQKIQVLHDYGELQVCCRRMKVRFDISKKYVNKAGWPRLSFVVDASSDLCKILDVVDDHAQKLSVDSGSSSEWRPVVTRKPGFMNYPTVRLNLPTVIDGNIFRWITEIYQKESSTTQKLVIFSRFDMEELESLIKPGTFVDAYFSLDSYDVQQNAGIRLVANKLIVNST from the exons ATGATGATGGGCGATGAGAGGATGGAGGTAGCCTTCTTCGACGTTGAAACTACTGTACCGACCCGACCCGGACAAGGATTTGCTATCTTGGAGTTTGGGGCTATCCTTGTTTGTCCAAGGAAGCTCGTCGAGCAAGAGACTTATTCCACTCTCGTACGGCCCACTGATCTCTCCCTCATTTCCACCCTCTCCGTTCGCTGTAACGGCATTAACCCTGAAGCAATCACATCTGCTCCCACCTTCGCTGAAATCGCTGAAAAAGTCTATGACATTCTCCATG GAAGAATATGGGCAGGCCACAATATACTGAAATTTGATTGTCACCGGATACGGGAAGCATTTGCTGGAATTAATAAGCCAGCACCAGAGCCTAGAGGAATTATTGATACATTGGCCTTATTGACTCAGAGATTTGGAAGGAGAGCTGGTGACatgaag CTGGCCTCTCTTGCTACTTATTTTGGCCTTGGACAGCAAACACATAG GAGTTTGGATGATGTCCGAATGAATCTTGAAGTGCTGAAGTACTGTGCAACTGTCTTGTTTATG GAATCCAGCCTGCCAGACATATTTACAGAGAATAGTTGGGTGTCTCCTAATGCTATTACAAGAAGCCGAACAATTGGGAGAGCTTCTCCAGAGAAGACTGGCTTCAGTGCAGATACACCCTCACCAAGCATCAAGATAGAAAGTCATGTCAAATCTACAGTAGAAATCAATCCCTTTAACATGGACGAATTAGAGGAATCCGTTCTGTCAGATGTCATGGGAGATGAATCTGGTTCATATTCTCCAGGATCTTCCACAACTGCAACTGAGAGTTTCATTGGCTGGAATGACTTCTTAGAACCAAATGAAATCTCCATACCTTCTGTCTCTGTAAGTCTTGCCCCTTTTTATCGTGGGTCTCAGAAGATACAAGTATTGCACGACTATGGTGAACTGCAAGTTTGTTGTAGACGAATGAAGGTGCGATTTGATATTAGTAAAAAGTATGTTAATAAAGCTGGTTGGCCACGACTGAGCTTTGTGGTTGATGCATCATCGGATCTATGCAAAATCTTGGATGTAGTTGATGATCATGCTCAAAAGCTGTCTGTGGACTCAGGTAGCAGCTCAGAGTGGAGGCCTGTGGTAACTAGAAAGCCTGGATTTATGAACTATCCTACTGTCCGTTTAAA TTTACCAACTGTTATAGATGGTAATATTTTCCGTTGGATCACGGAGATATACCAGAAAGAATCTTCCACAACACAGAAGCTCGTGATCTTTAGTAGATTTGATATGGAAGAACTGGAATCCTTGATAAAACCGGGAACATTCGTGGATGCTTACTTCTCATTGGATTCATATGACGTCCAACAGAATGCTGGCATCCGCTTAGTTGCAAACAAGTTGATTGTGAATTCCACCTGA
- the LOC129893966 gene encoding pentatricopeptide repeat-containing protein At1g05750, chloroplastic-like, with the protein MEKLTAMPDGYTYSYVLNGCSKGGLFREGQQLHGKILKNWSLLNVFVQTNLVNLYSTTRGENCIDDARKVFDEMIGKNVVTWNSLLFGYFRTGDVDEALRIFNEMPDKNVVSWTTVIAGCTQNGRCQHALALFRLMQRHHVEFDQVTLVAVLSACAESGALDLGKWIHSRVVESSQFRNEPVLVSFYNALIHMYASCGEIDEAYRVFEGMPRRNSVSWTSMITSFAKQGHAQEALTVFQQMESWGGNDVRPDEITFLGIMFACSHAGYVNEGYRYFRCMKETWDVEPRIEHYGCMVDMLSRAGLFDEAVALVETMPMKPNEAVWGALLGGCKIHKNVRLASSIAEKLVVELEPDRAAGYFVLLSNLYAADKRWQDVVITRQKMFWMGVKKPPGQSKIEADGIIHNFLASDLSHKHTCSVYEMLGLLTSQAKLQGYQPSISEEELIV; encoded by the coding sequence ATGGAAAAATTAACTGCTATGCCTGATGGGTACACATATTCCTATGTACTTAATGGTTGCTCAAAAGGGGGTTTGTTCAGGGAAGGTCAGCAGCTTCATGggaagattttaaaaaattggtCTTTGCTAAATGTATTTGTTCAGACTAATTTGGTTAATTTATATTCAACTACCAGAGGGGAAAACTGCATTGATGATGCACGGAAGGTGTTTGATGAAATGATCGGCAAAAATGTTGTGACTTGGAATTCATTGCTTTTTGGGTATTTTAGAACTGGAGATGTTGATGAGGCTCTTAGAATTTTCAATGAGATGCCAGATAAGAATGTTGTTTCCTGGACGACGGTGATAGCAGGATGTACGCAGAATGGAAGATGTCAACATGCGCTAGCTCTGTTTCGCCTGATGCAAAGGCACCATGTGGAATTTGATCAGGTGACTTTAGTGGCTGTTTTATCAGCTTGTGCTGAATCGGGAGCTCTGGATCTGGGGAAGTGGATTCATTCACGTGTTGTTGAGTCCTCACAGTTTAGGAATGAGCCGGTGCTGGTGTCATTTTACAATGCACTTATACATATGTATGCTAGTTGTGGTGAAATAGATGAAGCTTATAGGGTATTTGAAGGGATGCCAAGAAGAAACTCAGTTTCTTGGACCAGTATGATCACAAGTTTTGCAAAACAAGGGCATGCACAGGAGGCTCTTACTGTTTTCCAGCAGATGGAAAGTTGGGGAGGAAATGATGTTAGGCCGGATGAGATAACATTCTTAGGTATTATGTTTGCTTGCAGTCATGCTGGTTATGTCAATGAGGGATACAGATACTTTAGATGTATGAAAGAGACTTGGGATGTTGAACCGAGGATTGAGCACTATGGATGCATGGTTGATATGCTAAGTCGTGCTGGACTTTTCGATGAAGCCGTGGCGCTTGTTGAGACAATGCCTATGAAGCCAAACGAGGCTGTTTGGGGTGCTCTTCTTGGTGGATGCAAGATACACAAAAATGTGAGACTGGCTTCTAGCATAGCTGAAAAGTTGGTTGTGGAGCTTGAACCTGATAGAGCTGCTGGCTACTTTGTGCTCTTGTCAAATCTATATGCAGCTGATAAGAGGTGGCAAGATGTTGTCATCACAAGACAGAAGATGTTTTGGATGGGAGTAAAGAAGCCTCCTGGTCAAAGCAAAATTGAAGCTGATGGTATCATTCATAATTTTCTGGCCAGTGACCTAAGTCACAAGCATACTTGTTCAGTCTATGAGATGCTTGGTCTGCTCACTAGTCAAGCCAAATTGCAAGGTTACCAGCCAAGTATTTCTGAGGAGGAACTAATAGTTTGA